A region of Candidatus Campbellbacteria bacterium DNA encodes the following proteins:
- a CDS encoding HU family DNA-binding protein, whose amino-acid sequence MNKALLVEQVSEECGCSKAEAERLVNFVFSTIMDSVVKGDEVAIAGFGAFVSKARAARMGRNPKTGESIKIAASRVVKFRVAKPFKEAVAKK is encoded by the coding sequence ATGAATAAAGCACTTCTTGTAGAACAAGTAAGCGAAGAATGCGGCTGTTCAAAAGCCGAAGCGGAACGCCTTGTAAACTTTGTGTTTAGCACAATCATGGATTCAGTGGTTAAAGGTGACGAAGTCGCCATTGCTGGATTTGGAGCATTCGTCTCAAAAGCGCGCGCAGCACGAATGGGAAGAAATCCAAAAACAGGTGAATCAATAAAAATAGCCGCTTCAAGAGTTGTAAAATTCAGGGTAGCAAAGCCATTTAAGGAGGCAGTTGCGAAAAAATAA
- a CDS encoding ATP-dependent Clp protease proteolytic subunit produces the protein MLIPTVIENTNKGERAYDIYSRLLKDRIIFLGGVIEDSMANLIIAQLLFLASEDNKKEISIYINSPGGSVSSTLAILDTMKFIKPPVTTTCVGLAASGAAIVLSAGEKGKRTALPNSEIMIHQPHASGIEGQATDINIRAQHIIDSKERLNKILAKNTSQTLEKIAEDVERDFFMTAQKAKVYGIIDQVYTNKD, from the coding sequence ATGTTAATACCAACAGTAATTGAAAATACAAACAAAGGCGAAAGGGCTTACGACATATATTCCCGCTTGCTGAAAGACAGGATTATATTTTTAGGAGGAGTTATTGAAGACAGCATGGCAAACCTCATAATAGCCCAGCTTCTTTTTCTTGCTTCTGAAGATAACAAAAAAGAAATATCAATATACATAAACTCCCCTGGAGGATCTGTATCATCAACACTCGCGATACTGGACACGATGAAATTTATCAAACCACCAGTTACCACAACCTGTGTGGGCTTGGCGGCATCTGGTGCAGCAATCGTCCTCTCTGCCGGCGAGAAAGGAAAAAGGACCGCACTGCCAAACTCAGAAATAATGATTCACCAGCCACATGCATCCGGTATTGAAGGACAAGCAACAGATATAAACATACGCGCCCAGCATATAATTGACTCAAAAGAGCGCTTAAACAAGATATTAGCCAAAAATACCAGCCAAACCCTTGAAAAAATAGCGGAAGATGTAGAAAGAGATTTCTTTATGACAGCCCAAAAAGCTAAGGTTTACGGGATAATTGACCAAGTATACACAAATAAAGACTAA
- a CDS encoding trigger factor — translation MDTSEWNIEVVRKDTSAKVSGTIPQKEIESNFDGFLQNAKKTVEISGFRVGKAPDDKVVEHFGGEMQVISRVAESIIKKTYIDILKKEKLDVIGEPRVVFKKMAKGIDIPFEIEMIIIPNFELPDYKAISRQQIPEDPPKVEKKEIEDFVSQLKKDDQTNEEDLRKHAEEAIMKGKTEMAKQRRRVRIAKAIVGAVSLEVPEILINSKLEIMISRIKEDTEKMGMTFEDYLKKENITKEELREKWKGEAKERIIMELIIEKIARKENIKPDEKEIEEHLAKVKKHYKDADEKQLRPYIEAVLRNEKVFNFLEELIPTTI, via the coding sequence ATGGATACAAGCGAATGGAACATAGAGGTTGTCAGAAAAGACACATCTGCAAAAGTAAGCGGCACAATCCCTCAAAAAGAAATAGAAAGTAATTTTGATGGGTTTCTTCAGAATGCCAAAAAGACCGTAGAAATTTCAGGTTTTAGGGTTGGAAAAGCGCCAGATGACAAGGTTGTAGAGCACTTCGGAGGCGAGATGCAGGTTATATCGCGTGTAGCAGAATCTATAATAAAAAAAACATACATTGACATATTAAAAAAAGAAAAACTTGATGTGATAGGAGAGCCGCGAGTTGTTTTCAAAAAGATGGCGAAAGGCATAGACATACCTTTTGAAATTGAGATGATAATAATTCCAAATTTTGAACTGCCCGACTACAAAGCAATATCAAGACAACAAATACCAGAAGATCCGCCAAAGGTGGAGAAAAAAGAAATTGAAGATTTCGTATCACAATTAAAAAAAGACGACCAAACAAACGAGGAAGACCTTAGAAAACACGCAGAGGAAGCGATAATGAAAGGAAAAACAGAAATGGCAAAACAAAGAAGGCGTGTTCGTATCGCAAAAGCAATTGTTGGCGCTGTTTCATTGGAAGTTCCTGAAATTCTTATCAATTCAAAACTGGAAATAATGATTTCAAGAATAAAAGAAGACACAGAAAAGATGGGAATGACATTTGAGGACTACCTGAAAAAAGAAAACATAACAAAAGAAGAGTTGCGTGAAAAATGGAAAGGAGAAGCAAAGGAAAGAATAATAATGGAATTAATTATTGAGAAGATAGCAAGAAAAGAAAACATAAAACCAGATGAAAAAGAAATTGAGGAGCATCTGGCGAAAGTAAAAAAGCATTACAAAGATGCCGATGAAAAACAGCTAAGACCATATATAGAAGCCGTATTGAGAAATGAGAAAGTTTTTAATTTTCTTGAAGAATTGATACCAACAACGATATAA
- a CDS encoding inorganic diphosphatase: MNLIHEIDPGNKEKATVIIEIPRHSRNKYEIDKKTGLIALDRALHTAQDYPVDYGFIPQTLWYDDDPLDCVVLTTFPLSPGIVVRARFVGLLKMIDDGDSDDKVIAVPTHDPRWDKVKDIDDINSHTLKEVAHFFETYKGLQNVKVEIKGYEGAEEAKKAFEEAREMYEKSK, encoded by the coding sequence ATGAATCTTATACACGAAATAGACCCAGGAAACAAAGAAAAGGCAACAGTAATAATTGAGATACCGCGCCATTCAAGAAACAAATACGAGATAGACAAAAAAACGGGGCTCATCGCGCTTGACAGAGCACTTCACACAGCACAGGACTATCCCGTAGATTATGGGTTTATCCCACAGACCCTTTGGTATGATGACGACCCGCTTGACTGCGTAGTTCTTACCACATTTCCCCTCTCTCCAGGCATCGTGGTTAGGGCTCGTTTTGTCGGACTCTTAAAAATGATAGACGACGGCGACTCAGACGATAAGGTAATAGCAGTTCCAACACATGATCCAAGATGGGACAAAGTCAAGGACATAGACGACATAAACTCTCACACACTAAAAGAAGTCGCACACTTCTTTGAGACATACAAAGGTCTGCAAAATGTAAAAGTAGAGATTAAAGGATATGAAGGCGCAGAGGAAGCGAAAAAAGCATTTGAGGAGGCGAGAGAGATGTACGAAAAGTCAAAATAG
- the nusA gene encoding transcription termination factor NusA has translation MLDLKTLKVAIDQIEEERGIPRAHLIDAIERALESAYKKEYGKPDQIIEATFNTDTGDISFEQKKIVIDESGILPEGEKVESEEDTRVHFNPERHIMLEDAKKIKGSIEVGEALSFPIKKNSSFGRIATQNAKQIITQKLREAEKETVISEFSEKEGTIVSGSVRRFERRNILIDLGRTMAILPYNEQIPNERFKQGEIIKAYVLNVNTEASRGNFVTLSRSAPEFVVKLFELESPEVANGNVTIKSIAREAGSRTKISVTSDNDRIDPVGALIGQHGVRVSMVTGELHGERIDVIEWSANPATFIEEALSPARITSIDLDEENNSAKVFVPEDQISLSIGHGGQNVRLAAKLTGWSIDIESVKVEGATDDAETGGEGEGVGEGVGASADAEEKEADNDEVSEAKDSEVTKENEVSENEVGETESKEESEGESSSAKKSD, from the coding sequence ATGCTTGATTTAAAAACATTAAAAGTCGCAATAGACCAAATAGAAGAAGAGCGTGGTATTCCACGCGCACACCTTATAGACGCTATTGAGCGGGCTCTTGAGAGTGCTTACAAAAAAGAATACGGCAAGCCCGACCAAATAATTGAAGCAACCTTCAACACAGACACGGGGGACATCTCTTTTGAGCAGAAAAAAATTGTGATAGATGAGTCGGGAATTTTACCCGAGGGAGAAAAGGTGGAGAGCGAGGAAGACACGCGAGTTCATTTCAATCCCGAAAGACACATAATGCTTGAGGATGCAAAAAAAATAAAAGGTAGCATAGAAGTTGGCGAGGCGCTTAGTTTTCCCATCAAAAAGAATTCTTCTTTTGGAAGAATCGCGACACAGAACGCAAAACAAATAATCACACAAAAACTACGCGAAGCAGAAAAAGAAACTGTGATTAGCGAATTCTCAGAAAAAGAAGGGACTATTGTTTCTGGATCGGTCAGACGATTTGAAAGAAGAAATATACTTATAGATCTTGGAAGAACAATGGCGATACTTCCCTACAACGAACAGATACCCAACGAAAGATTCAAGCAAGGGGAAATCATAAAAGCGTATGTTCTTAATGTAAACACAGAGGCAAGCAGAGGAAATTTTGTCACCCTTTCAAGAAGCGCACCAGAGTTTGTGGTAAAACTGTTTGAGCTTGAGTCCCCAGAGGTTGCAAACGGAAATGTCACCATAAAGTCCATAGCCCGTGAAGCAGGTTCAAGGACAAAAATTTCAGTAACAAGTGATAACGACAGGATTGACCCTGTAGGCGCACTCATAGGTCAACACGGTGTAAGAGTTTCAATGGTAACAGGCGAACTACATGGAGAAAGAATAGATGTAATAGAATGGTCAGCAAACCCAGCCACCTTCATAGAGGAAGCATTATCCCCAGCAAGAATCACATCCATAGATTTGGATGAAGAGAACAACAGCGCCAAAGTTTTTGTTCCAGAAGACCAAATATCACTTTCAATAGGACATGGCGGACAAAATGTTCGTCTTGCCGCGAAACTCACAGGATGGAGCATAGACATTGAGTCGGTGAAAGTTGAAGGCGCGACAGATGATGCAGAAACAGGTGGTGAGGGTGAAGGTGTTGGTGAAGGTGTTGGTGCTTCTGCTGATGCTGAAGAGAAAGAAGCGGACAATGACGAAGTGAGCGAAGCGAAAGACAGCGAGGTGACAAAAGAAAATGAAGTCAGTGAAAATGAAGTCGGTGAAACTGAAAGCAAAGAAGAAAGTGAAGGTGAAAGCTCAAGTGCAAAAAAGTCAGATTAA
- the tpiA gene encoding triose-phosphate isomerase: protein MAYNKVFIGNWKVSPKTEKEVEKLLKSIKSIKHPTNNLITICPSFVHLSIAADLLSRSRVVLGAQDVSAYGGTANTGEVSAEMLEDFGVSFVIVGHSERKAMGESNEKILRKIKSALSHKITPIVCIGEHEKATDGSALREINEQMVSLYENLTEREAKQTMIAYEPIWAIGDEAVSTPTPHEIHETVLFIRKIINEMYNRSMAFSIKILYGGSVNETNAKELFVNSDINGFIIGRASTDPSKLSEIIKQVNSK from the coding sequence ATGGCTTATAATAAAGTTTTTATCGGCAATTGGAAGGTGTCCCCTAAAACCGAGAAGGAGGTGGAAAAACTACTAAAATCAATAAAATCAATAAAGCATCCCACCAACAACCTAATCACCATCTGCCCATCATTTGTTCATTTATCAATCGCTGCCGACCTACTTTCAAGGTCAAGGGTGGTTCTTGGCGCACAGGATGTTTCGGCATACGGCGGCACCGCAAACACAGGCGAGGTTTCTGCTGAGATGTTGGAAGATTTTGGTGTGTCTTTTGTTATTGTCGGTCATTCAGAGAGAAAAGCGATGGGTGAGAGCAATGAAAAAATTTTAAGAAAAATAAAATCAGCTTTGTCTCACAAAATAACACCCATCGTTTGTATCGGTGAGCATGAAAAAGCAACTGACGGTTCTGCACTCAGAGAAATAAACGAACAGATGGTCTCTCTGTATGAAAATCTTACAGAAAGAGAAGCCAAACAAACAATGATTGCCTATGAACCAATATGGGCAATAGGCGACGAAGCAGTTAGCACTCCAACACCACACGAAATACACGAAACAGTTTTGTTTATAAGAAAAATAATAAATGAAATGTATAATCGTTCAATGGCGTTCTCAATAAAAATTCTCTACGGTGGTTCTGTAAACGAAACAAATGCTAAAGAATTGTTTGTTAACAGCGACATAAATGGTTTTATCATTGGTAGAGCAAGCACTGACCCATCAAAACTCTCAGAAATAATAAAACAGGTGAATAGTAAATAG
- the pgk gene encoding phosphoglycerate kinase: MSQKNFTSIKEGENVLIRSSLNVPISDGKIQSTFRLEQSARTIKILSSMGAKTIVISHLGREGKSLENVAEKLSVKNTFVPDILGDVAQSAIHNMKNGDVVVLENLRQNIKETCCDKEFAKELSKYASHYVFDDFSVAHRNHSSVVLLPQLLESYRGIRFKEEISVLSKTINPSPSSLLVLGGAKTETKIPILEKFLSRYKKVFVGGVLLNALLKRAHFSVGLSKVGDKLPDKNIFGNPKIISPVDLVVYSEKNGDRVCSINDVQENEVIVDVGPSSVKNLIDEAKKSDTIVWNGPLGWYEKGFLQQTKEFAEALLSVKSEIVIGGGDTVALISENNVADNVFLSTGGGAMLYYLLHETLPVVAALK, translated from the coding sequence ATGTCTCAGAAAAATTTTACATCAATCAAAGAGGGCGAAAATGTCTTAATCCGTTCTTCTCTCAATGTCCCAATTTCAGACGGCAAGATCCAGAGCACTTTTAGGCTTGAACAATCAGCACGGACAATCAAAATCTTGTCATCAATGGGCGCAAAGACTATTGTGATAAGCCATTTAGGCAGAGAGGGCAAGTCGCTTGAGAATGTCGCAGAGAAACTATCGGTAAAAAACACCTTTGTCCCAGACATTTTGGGGGATGTAGCACAGTCGGCAATTCACAATATGAAAAACGGAGATGTTGTCGTCCTTGAGAATTTAAGACAAAACATAAAAGAGACCTGTTGTGATAAAGAATTTGCAAAGGAACTTTCAAAATACGCCTCTCATTATGTTTTTGACGATTTTTCTGTCGCGCATAGGAATCACTCATCTGTCGTCCTCCTGCCTCAGCTTCTTGAGTCATACAGGGGAATTCGTTTCAAAGAAGAGATTTCCGTTTTGTCTAAGACAATCAACCCATCGCCCTCATCACTTTTGGTTTTGGGTGGCGCAAAGACAGAAACAAAGATACCAATTCTTGAGAAATTTTTATCTCGCTATAAAAAAGTTTTTGTCGGTGGCGTCCTTTTGAATGCCTTGTTAAAAAGAGCACACTTTTCTGTCGGTCTTTCAAAAGTTGGTGACAAACTTCCAGACAAAAATATTTTTGGTAATCCTAAAATTATCTCGCCTGTTGATTTGGTGGTGTATTCAGAAAAAAATGGCGACAGAGTTTGTTCAATCAATGATGTTCAAGAAAATGAGGTCATAGTTGATGTAGGTCCATCAAGCGTGAAAAATTTAATTGATGAGGCGAAAAAATCAGACACAATTGTTTGGAACGGACCTTTGGGCTGGTATGAAAAAGGTTTTTTGCAACAGACAAAAGAATTTGCAGAAGCACTTTTGTCTGTTAAGTCAGAGATTGTCATAGGAGGAGGGGACACCGTTGCTTTAATTTCAGAAAACAATGTTGCTGATAATGTATTTTTATCAACCGGAGGAGGTGCAATGCTTTATTATCTTTTGCACGAAACTCTGCCCGTTGTTGCGGCTTTGAAATAA
- a CDS encoding dihydrofolate reductase, whose translation MNRIHMIVAHNERRVIGFKGKTPWHLSADLKRFKEVTLGHTVVMGRKTANSIEKPLPNRTNVVMSRSPYSQSGFEWVSSEEGVSKFLGNKPIFIIGGEQIYKLFLPFCDKLYRTVIDADVEGDAFFPEIRQNEWELVENIPHPIDEKNKNEMVFQALKRKWL comes from the coding sequence GTGAACAGGATACACATGATTGTCGCACACAACGAAAGGCGTGTGATAGGTTTCAAAGGAAAAACTCCGTGGCACTTGTCAGCAGACCTAAAGCGATTCAAAGAAGTTACTTTGGGACACACGGTCGTGATGGGAAGGAAAACTGCGAACTCTATAGAAAAACCGCTTCCCAATCGCACAAATGTGGTTATGAGTCGCAGTCCTTACAGTCAATCAGGTTTTGAGTGGGTTTCAAGTGAGGAAGGGGTGTCAAAGTTTCTGGGCAACAAGCCAATCTTCATCATTGGTGGCGAACAGATCTACAAACTCTTTCTGCCTTTCTGCGACAAGCTATATCGCACGGTGATTGATGCTGATGTGGAAGGTGATGCTTTCTTTCCCGAAATCAGACAAAACGAGTGGGAGTTGGTGGAAAATATTCCTCACCCGATTGATGAAAAAAACAAAAACGAAATGGTCTTTCAAGCCCTGAAAAGAAAGTGGCTCTGA
- a CDS encoding HIT family protein, protein MEKTIFQKIIDKELPASIVYEDNSTIAFLDINPNNKGHTLVIPKTPYKNIYELKKEDCGSFMETISKMSRAVKKAVDADGVNVVINNDESAGQVVFHLHAHIIPRFKNDGVFNPSKHTKYADEKEQEEITEKIKNSVE, encoded by the coding sequence ATGGAAAAGACAATCTTTCAAAAGATAATTGACAAGGAGCTTCCAGCGAGTATAGTGTATGAAGACAATTCAACTATCGCATTTTTAGACATAAACCCCAACAACAAGGGTCATACCCTTGTGATTCCCAAAACTCCATACAAAAATATTTACGAACTGAAAAAAGAAGATTGTGGTTCATTTATGGAAACCATCTCAAAAATGTCACGGGCTGTGAAAAAAGCGGTTGATGCTGACGGTGTAAATGTGGTTATAAACAACGATGAATCCGCAGGGCAGGTTGTGTTCCATCTGCACGCACACATAATCCCCCGTTTCAAAAACGATGGCGTTTTTAATCCGTCAAAACATACAAAATATGCAGACGAAAAAGAGCAGGAAGAAATTACAGAGAAAATAAAAAATAGTGTTGAGTAG
- the recJ gene encoding single-stranded-DNA-specific exonuclease RecJ, with protein sequence MNDYQLREPISPSISSALSEYDSLTKILLSARGINSSEEAEEFLNVEYKTHDPMLFMDMKKAVDRFNTAIKNNEKIVVFCDYDGDGIPAAALMSSFFQLIKHDNVIFRIPDRHSEGYGLSEKIVEEFDDVSLIILIDCGIRDNDAIESANKKGIDTIVIDHHLPSEKLPNAFAIINPKREEDSYPEEDLCGCALAFKFVQGVLSENRYSLKEGAEKWLLDLVAIATVADMVPLRGENRILARFGLIVLRKTQRYGLRSLMSILKRPIQSITEDDIGFVIAPRINSASRIGDPYDAFKMLSSNDPAEAHNLAVKLNDLNKRRQGLVASVTKTAKKVAETKDSSMSVWCFGQSDWRPSIAGLVASSLVDQYNKPVFVWGRSGSGTIKGSCRAPNGVNLIEIMNKAQESKNIFTEYGGHKVAGGFTIDEKKLFEVEAALSVAFEKIPSESEEGEKIADAVLSFDTLTEIFNECLSKFAPFGRGNEKPLFVFEDVYINNVTKFGIGGRHVRYELKDKKGNVAKGISFFSSVLIEEGSNTTLVAYLESSLNSNKPSLRIIDYKKTI encoded by the coding sequence ATGAATGACTATCAATTAAGAGAACCGATTTCGCCAAGTATATCAAGCGCGTTGTCTGAATATGACTCTCTTACCAAAATTTTGCTTTCTGCTCGTGGGATAAATTCTTCAGAAGAGGCAGAAGAGTTTTTGAATGTGGAATACAAAACTCACGACCCTATGTTGTTTATGGATATGAAAAAAGCAGTGGATCGTTTTAATACCGCAATTAAAAACAATGAAAAAATAGTGGTGTTCTGTGACTACGATGGCGACGGAATACCAGCTGCCGCTTTGATGTCTTCTTTTTTTCAGCTTATAAAACACGATAATGTAATTTTTCGCATACCTGACCGACATAGCGAGGGATACGGTCTTTCTGAAAAAATAGTAGAGGAGTTTGATGATGTATCTCTCATAATACTGATTGACTGCGGGATAAGAGATAATGATGCGATAGAAAGTGCGAACAAAAAAGGAATTGACACGATAGTTATAGATCACCACCTGCCTTCAGAGAAATTGCCCAATGCGTTTGCAATAATAAATCCAAAAAGGGAAGAAGATTCTTATCCAGAAGAAGATTTGTGCGGTTGTGCTCTTGCGTTCAAATTCGTTCAGGGGGTTCTCAGTGAAAACAGGTATTCTCTGAAAGAGGGCGCAGAAAAATGGCTTCTTGATTTGGTTGCCATCGCGACTGTTGCAGACATGGTTCCTCTTCGTGGGGAGAACAGGATACTTGCGCGTTTCGGTCTCATAGTTTTGAGAAAGACCCAACGATACGGCTTGCGCTCTTTGATGTCTATCCTTAAACGACCCATACAGTCAATAACAGAGGACGATATTGGCTTTGTCATCGCCCCTCGGATAAACTCAGCATCTCGCATAGGTGATCCCTATGATGCTTTTAAGATGTTATCAAGCAACGACCCTGCAGAAGCACACAATCTCGCCGTCAAACTGAACGATTTAAACAAAAGAAGGCAGGGTTTGGTGGCTTCAGTCACAAAGACCGCAAAAAAGGTGGCAGAGACAAAAGATAGTTCAATGTCTGTATGGTGTTTTGGACAAAGCGACTGGCGACCCTCAATCGCCGGTCTTGTCGCATCTTCTCTGGTGGATCAATACAACAAACCTGTTTTTGTGTGGGGTCGTAGTGGCAGTGGAACAATAAAAGGATCTTGTCGGGCTCCAAACGGTGTCAATCTTATTGAGATAATGAATAAGGCACAGGAATCAAAAAATATATTTACAGAATATGGCGGTCATAAAGTTGCTGGCGGTTTTACAATAGATGAAAAAAAACTTTTTGAAGTTGAAGCCGCACTGTCTGTGGCATTTGAAAAAATTCCTTCTGAAAGTGAGGAAGGTGAAAAAATTGCAGATGCAGTTCTTTCATTTGATACACTGACTGAGATATTTAATGAATGTCTGAGTAAGTTTGCGCCTTTTGGTCGTGGAAATGAAAAACCACTTTTTGTTTTTGAGGATGTTTATATTAATAATGTTACAAAGTTTGGCATTGGTGGAAGGCATGTAAGATATGAGCTCAAAGATAAAAAAGGAAATGTTGCAAAGGGAATATCTTTTTTCTCATCTGTCTTGATTGAGGAAGGTTCTAACACAACACTTGTCGCCTACCTTGAAAGTTCCCTAAACTCAAACAAACCAAGTTTAAGAATTATTGATTATAAAAAAACTATATGA
- a CDS encoding ribonuclease HI family protein — translation MTNPTYTIYTDGASRGNPGPAGCGAIGYCENGAEMFRVSKFLGNQTNNQAEYEAVFLGLVELKRRAKDIKDVVVEVKMDSELVARQIKGEYQIKEPTLFPPYIAIHNFIVKEKPSIVITHVPREENKEADKLANLGIDKNGR, via the coding sequence ATGACAAACCCGACCTATACAATATACACAGATGGCGCATCAAGGGGGAACCCAGGACCTGCTGGTTGTGGCGCGATTGGTTATTGTGAAAATGGCGCTGAGATGTTTAGGGTCTCTAAGTTTTTGGGAAACCAGACGAACAATCAAGCAGAATATGAGGCAGTGTTTTTGGGCTTGGTTGAGCTAAAAAGGAGGGCAAAGGATATTAAAGATGTGGTTGTTGAGGTAAAAATGGATAGTGAATTGGTCGCGAGACAGATCAAGGGGGAGTATCAGATAAAAGAACCCACCCTTTTTCCACCATATATCGCAATTCATAATTTCATAGTAAAAGAAAAACCATCCATAGTCATAACTCATGTTCCACGAGAGGAAAACAAAGAGGCAGACAAATTAGCAAATCTTGGTATTGATAAAAACGGACGATAG
- a CDS encoding ComEC/Rec2 family competence protein, translating to MFKLDKVSFAFVALLSFFVGIIISFLVLDNPLNVWVYLFVVLLSITIFLVSFFQRDKPKEFSLLLSLVILSLFFGMWRAQSVQTPPKLPYPYDTRIEFEGTLIEEAVEKKGRVHHTIALSEDVSALVIGGRFPKCEFSQKVRVYGRLEKPKSFVTDVGRDFNYPTFLKKSGIYYLVKIDAKDEKIECLDTAINKSEVSTATLTLKPLIKIKKLFTNKVSENINEPEASLTNGIIIGGRGAIPETLQEAMRRSGVIHIAVLSGYNISIIAVTFQKLFMFLSLGLANIFSIIFVALFVLMAGATPPLVRAAIMAAIAMFAQSTGRTYLSGRALFFAAAVMVFFNPFILLYDASFHLSFLASSGIIYLAPIFRERINKSDSSKFSKSIKEIVILTLATQIFVTPYLLYTFGMVSVVSIPANLLVLPAVPLLMLSGFISGIFPLLLALPFFYITYAIANYIISVSEFFASLPIAVLEINIGLLIMFAFYFAFILTIYLSSRKGIKDENKKHYFL from the coding sequence ATGTTTAAGTTAGATAAAGTGAGTTTCGCGTTTGTTGCGCTATTGTCATTTTTTGTAGGAATAATCATCTCATTTCTTGTCCTTGATAATCCGCTGAATGTGTGGGTGTATCTGTTTGTGGTACTTCTCTCCATCACCATTTTCTTGGTCTCTTTTTTCCAGCGTGATAAACCAAAAGAGTTTTCATTACTTTTGTCGTTGGTCATACTGTCTTTATTTTTTGGCATGTGGCGTGCGCAGTCAGTTCAAACACCTCCAAAACTTCCTTACCCATACGACACGCGCATAGAGTTTGAGGGGACACTGATAGAAGAAGCAGTTGAAAAGAAAGGAAGAGTTCATCACACAATCGCACTATCAGAAGATGTTTCAGCGCTTGTCATTGGCGGTCGTTTTCCAAAATGTGAGTTTTCTCAGAAAGTGCGGGTATATGGGAGATTGGAAAAACCAAAAAGTTTTGTTACTGATGTTGGTCGTGATTTTAATTACCCTACTTTTCTTAAAAAGAGCGGAATTTATTATCTTGTAAAGATTGACGCGAAAGATGAAAAGATAGAATGTCTTGACACGGCAATTAATAAGTCAGAAGTTTCAACGGCAACATTAACCCTAAAACCTTTGATAAAAATAAAAAAATTATTTACAAACAAAGTTTCTGAAAACATAAATGAACCAGAGGCATCACTAACAAACGGAATCATAATCGGTGGCAGAGGCGCAATACCAGAAACCCTTCAAGAAGCGATGAGAAGGTCTGGTGTCATACACATAGCGGTTTTGTCTGGGTACAATATATCAATAATCGCGGTTACATTTCAGAAACTATTTATGTTTTTGTCTCTCGGCTTGGCGAATATATTTTCAATCATATTTGTTGCGCTGTTTGTGTTGATGGCTGGGGCAACACCCCCTTTGGTAAGGGCGGCAATCATGGCGGCAATCGCGATGTTTGCACAATCAACAGGCAGAACATATTTATCGGGCAGGGCACTTTTCTTCGCCGCCGCGGTTATGGTTTTCTTCAATCCTTTTATATTGCTATACGATGCATCTTTTCACCTTTCATTTTTAGCAAGTAGCGGGATAATCTACCTTGCGCCAATTTTTAGGGAGAGAATAAACAAATCGGATTCATCAAAATTTTCAAAATCCATAAAAGAAATAGTCATCTTAACACTCGCAACACAGATATTTGTTACGCCATACCTTTTGTATACTTTTGGCATGGTTTCTGTTGTTTCTATCCCCGCGAACCTTCTTGTTTTACCAGCAGTTCCACTGCTTATGCTCAGCGGTTTTATTTCTGGAATTTTTCCACTCCTGCTTGCGCTTCCATTTTTCTATATAACCTACGCGATTGCAAACTACATAATTTCCGTGAGTGAGTTTTTCGCATCACTGCCGATTGCTGTTTTGGAAATAAATATCGGCTTGTTGATTATGTTCGCTTTTTATTTTGCATTTATACTTACAATCTACCTTTCTTCAAGAAAGGGAATAAAAGATGAAAATAAAAAGCATTACTTTTTATAA